From the Deltaproteobacteria bacterium genome, the window TGGCCGACGGCGACCCCGATCTTGCTCATGTGCGCGTAGAGCGTGACGTAGCGATGCCCGTCGCCGAAGTCGTGCTCGATGAGCACCATCAGGCCGTAGCTGGACCACCCGCCGGTGGCCCAGCTGGCGTACCGCACCACGCCCGTGGCGGCCGCCACGAGCGGCTTCCCGTCGCCGCCGCCCGCCTCGTCACGCTGGATGTCGAGGGCGTAGTAGTCGTTCGACGAGCTGCCGTTGACGGTTCCGGTGTGGCCGCCGCAGCCGTAGCTGCAGGTGACGCGCGTGCGGACGCCGCAGGGGAGGGGGGTCTGCAGCTCGACGCCGGGGGGAAGCCCCACCGCGCCGCTGTTCGGGGTGGTTCGCGCCGCCGCCTCGGGCCCGCTCAGCGAGGCGACCAGCGCGACGCTCGCGGCCACGAGAGCTCCCTGCGCGCGATGGAGGTGACGAGAACGCTGCGCCATCGAGGAAGTGAGATGCAACCCGGGTGCCACGGCTCACCGTCGGTATTTCGACCACTTGCACCGTGCTGGGGCCTGCTGGCGACGGGGCCGTGGGGGTCTCTAGCCCCGAGCACGCGGGGCGGCGGGGACACGCGGGGACGGAGTCGCCTTTTCGCCCCGGCCGGTCTACGCTACCGCTCGCGCAACGAGCGCTGTGACCTTTCCCCGCCGAGGAGGACTCCATGACCGCCGCCCGGGTTCGCGCGTCCCACATTCTCTTGATGTACAAGGGCTCGGCCCGCTCCAGCGCCACGCGCTCGAAGGGCGAGGCCCTGCAGCAGATCACCTCGCTCAAGCAGCAGCTCGACGGCGGGGCCGAGTTCGGCGACCTGGCCCGCGCGAACTCGGACTGCCCCTCCTCCGACGAGGGCGGCGACCTCGGGGCCTTCAGCCGCGGGATGATGGTGCCTCCGTTCGAGGAGGCCGCCTTCGGCCTGGATGTCGGCGGAGTGAGCGGCGTGGTCGAGACCGACTTCGGCTACCACATCATCAAGCGCACCGCCTGACGGCCTGCGCGCCGACCCTACCGAAGCGTCACGTTGCCGAGGGGATAACTGCCGTCGCTGCGACGCCCCTCGATCGCGACGGCGAGCGGCGCGTAGTACCCGGCCGGGTCTCGAACGAGCAGCGCGACCTCGTAGTTCCCCGCCGGGAGGGCTCCGGCGGGCCACATCACTGTCGTGGTGTACGCGACGGGCGTGTCGACCCCGGCGGCGTTCGTCGTCGGCAGGAGCTTCTCGAGGTCCACGCCGAGCGGGAGGTCCCAGGCCACGGTGGTGCTCCCGGCGGGACGGAAGAGCAGCTCGACCTGCCAGCGCGTGTACGCGGGCGTGACGTTCACGTTGGACCACTCCGTCCGCACCTCGAAGGACTTCCCGGGCTGGAGCGCCGCGGGCAGGGTCAGCTTGCGGAGCACGAACCGGTAGCCTTCGGCCTTCAGGGCGCTCTGCAGCTCGGCCTGCTCCTTCGCCGAGTACGCGGTGTACGGTTCCGTGTCTCCCGAGACGATGGCCAGGTGATAGTCCTTCACCTGGGTCAGGCCATGCGCGAAGTAGCCGCGCCCCGCCGGGGCTCCGCACCACGCCGCGATCCCCGGAGCCGAGGTCCAGCGGCCCTGGATGGACGGTCGGTTCTTCCAGATGTCGTCGAGGCCGCTCTCCCCGGCGCAGTCGTTGCGCCACCCGATGCGCGGCGAGAGCGCCATGGCGTAGTCCAGCGCCTGCTTGTCTCCCGCGGACATGATGATGCGCGGTCCGGTGAAGGCGGCCACGGCGGCGTCGACGATGGCGTACTTGTTGGCCGTCGTCATCGTCGGGCCGGGCAGCGAGAAGAGGAACCAGCTCCCCCAGTTGCCGTAGAAGCCGGGCTCGATCCATCCGAGCCGTGCGTCGGTGTTGTAGCGGGCAGCCAGGGCCTGAATGAGCGCGAGCGCTCGCGCGAGGAAGTCCGGGTCGTTCCAGTCGGGAACGTACTGTCCGGCCCCGGTGGTCGTCCCGCCCGGCATGCGCGCCATCAGGTAGGCCGGCACGGCGGAGCTCGTGGCGCAGGTAGTGCACGCGGCCATCACGCGCAGACCGAGCTTCCCCTTACGGGCGGCGACCCGCTGCAGCGCGGACTCGATGGCGCTGAAGTCGTAGGCGTTCTCGGTCGGCTCGAGGCTGCGCCAGGTGACGCGCGCGTAGCTGTCGAGCACCGGCCAGCCCGACGGCAAGAGCGACGCGTCCTCGTACCAGGCCAGGGCCCCGCGAAATGGGTTGGCCAGCTCCGGGGCGGAGACCGGGATGACCCGTGGGTTGAACGTCACGAGCAGCCCGAGCGCGCCGCCGTCCCTCGCATCCGGGCGCGGACCGCCGCCGTCACGCCCGCCGTCGAGGACGCCGTCCGTCATCGCGCCGTCGCGTAGCGCGCCCCCCTCGGGCTGGCCGTCCAGCTCCGTGTGGCCGCCATCGGTCGCAGCGGGCACGGCGCGGTAGCCGAACAGGCCGTGACAGCCGGCCACCATCCCTGTCGCGACGAGGCAGGTCGCGAGCGCAGCGGGTCGAGCCCCCATCAGGACTTCGTTTGCTCCCCGGACAGTCGCGCGGCAGCCTCGCGCCGCTCCGCCTCTTCCAGGCGCGCTCGGATCCGTTCGAGCTCGGCTCGGGCGGCCCGTCCGCCGAGGGCGTAGCCCACGATCAATCCGACAGTAATCGCGAGAGGGATGTAGATGAAGTGTGCGGCCGTCATGCGAGCGCTCAGCCCTCCGTGCCGTCGTGCGGCAGGCTTCCGCGGTGCGACCGGATGAAGGCGAATGGGGTCTGAAAGACGAAGTTCGAGACGCGCGAGGTGTACACGTCCGCGTGCCGCTCGAGCTGCCGGGCCATGTAGCTCTTGTCGTTGCCGGCGCGCATCAGCAGCCCCCAGCGGTGGTTGCTCAGGTCCCCGGCGCGGATCGCGAGCGGCGCGATCTGGTCGTCGAGGGCTTCGACCTCGGCGCGCAGCGACTGGATCTCGGCGTGGAGCGCCTCGGGAGTGATGGTCGGCGGCGGTCCGTAGTGCCCCTGCGCGCGCTGCAAGAGGAGGCGCAGGTGACAGAGCAAGCCCTCGCGCTGTTCCTTCTCGGCCATCAGGGCGGTTAGCTGCCCTTCGTGGTCGCGGAAGTGCTCCATGGCCCGCACCTCCTGCTCGAGCTCGCGCACGACGAGCGCGGTGCGCCAGCGGAGCACGTTCTTGCTGATCTGCACGTCCACGAAGATGTGGTCGCCCACGTAGAGGATCTGGTCCCCCGAGAGGCCGAGGTACTCCTCGACCTGCGTGGCGTCGCCGCCGAGAAAGATCCCGCGGTCGGTCAGGCCCGGCATCGCAGGCCGGAGGAGTCCATCCTCGCTCACCACCTCGAACAGCGGCATGCGGCTCGAGAAGAAGGCCGGCTTGCGCGCCGAGACGATCAGCACGTCGAAGAGATCGCGCCAGGTCATCCCCCCGGGGAGGAAGCGGTCGAAGCAGTACCGCATCACCGCGCGCGTGTACTCCCACTCCGAGTTGGTGATGAGCAGGAGCTTCTTGCCCGCGTGCCGTTGATCGAGCAGGGCGAGCGGGGTGTCCGAGTCGAGCTGGATGAAGGTCTCCGGCTCGGCGAGGATGTCGGCCTTGAGCTGTCCCTCCATGTGCGCGAGGTCGAGCGACTTGCGGACGCGCTTGTAGAGGTCCGCGTAGCCCAGCACGCCGCTGATGTGCCCCTGGGCGATCTTCCCCTGGTCGAGCAGGTCCACCAGCTGCGCGTACATGCACGCTTCGGAGAGCGAGAAGAGCGTGTTCAGGAAGACCCATCGCGGCTCGGACAGATCCACGATGATGCGCGAGTAGACTTGGCGCTGCTCGTCGAAGTCGAGCGGCTGCGTGCCGTGGTAGGCCCGCTTGACGTAGCCGAAGCGGTTGGCCTTGAGCAGGTTGCCGTGCTCGATGTCCAGGATCAGCCCACGCTGGATGAGAGTCGGGTCGAACTCGAGGTCGCCGACGGGCCACCCGTAGGCCACGAGCTTGCGTCGCAGGTGCTCGTAGGCCCGTCGCTCCCACGCCTCGACGTGGTAGTCGATGAGCGTGTAGTCCATGTCGTAGCCGATGGCCTTGATCGACCGGAGGTTCAGGGTGCGGTTGCAGAAGACTCCGCGCTCCCTCGGGACGTGGGATAGCGCGCTCAGGTCTCGCGTCATGGCTGGTCCTCGAACGGGTGCCGCCGCTCGCTCAGCGCGGGGACATGCGGTGCAGGAAACGGTCGAGCTGGTCGCCGAGCGTGGGTCCTTCGAGGTCCGCCAGCTCGTAGCGCACGCGCACCGCAGGCTTGCGCAGCTTGAGCAGGCGGCCGAGGTCGATGGGGGTGGCGTAGAGCACGGCGTCGCAGTCGGCACCGTTGATGGTCTGCTCGAGGTCCTTGAGCTGCTCGTCCGAGTAGCCGACGGCCGGCACCGTGAGGCCGAGGTGCGGGTAGCTCTTGTAGGCCGCCAGGATCGACCCCACCGCGCTGCCGCGCGGCTCCATGATGCGCGCGCCCACCTTCTGCGCGGCGACGGTGGCCGCGCCGAAAGGCATCTCGCCGTGTGTCACCGTGGGCCCGTCCTCCACCACCAGCACGCGCTTGCCCCGGACCGCCTCCTCGTCGAAGACCAAGCGACTCTCGGCCTGCACGACGACCGCCTTCGGGTTGCGCGTCGCGATGTTGCCGAGCACCGTGGCGCGGTCCTCGGGCCGGGCCACCGTCGCCTTGTTCAGCAGCACGAGGTGCGCGCCGATGAGGTTCGTCTCCCCGGGGTGATAGGTCAGCTCGTGTCCGGGGCGCAGCGGGTCCACCACGGCGATCCATAGATCGGGGCGGAAGAAGGGCGTGTCGTTGTTGCCGCCGTCCCAGATGATCGCGTCGGCCTCGGTCTGCGCTCGCTCGAGCACCTGGGCGTAGTCCACGCCCGCGTAGACCACCGTGCCGCTCTCGAGGTGCGTCTCGTATTCCTCGCGCTCCTCGAGCGTGCAGTCGTGCGCCTCGAGGTCCTCGTAGCTGGCGAAGCGCTGCACCACCTGGCGCGTCAGGTCGCCGTAGGGCATCGGATGGCGGACGGCGACCACGCGCTTGCCGGCGGCCTTGAGGCGGGCCGCTACGTAGCGCGAGGTCTGGCTCTTGCCGCACCCCGTGCGCACGGCGCAGACGGCGACCACAGGCACGCTGGCCTGGAGCATCGTGTGCTCGACGCCGAGGAGGCGGAAGTCGGCCCCCGCGGCGAGGGTCTGCGACGCGAGGTGCATGACGTGTTCGTGCTTCACGTCGGAGTAGGCGAAGACCACCTGGGTGATCTTCCACTCGCGGATCAGCCGGGGGAGCTCGTCCTCGCGCTCGATGGGGATCCCCTGCGGGTAGCGCGACCCGGCGAGCTCGGGGGGATACCGCCGCCCGTCGATCCCCGGGATCTGGGTCGCGGTGAAGCCCATCACCCGGTAGCCCGGGTTGTCCCTGAAGTAGACGTTGAAATTGTGAAAGTCTCGTCCCGCCGCCCCGAGAATCAGCACCCGTGATTCGTTCATGTCACGCTCCGTGGAGGCCGAGCATACGCGGGGCGCCCCGATCCGACAAGCGTAGGGCCCGTCAGGGGTGTGATCGCGGACCGCCGCCCCTTCCCTCGACGGTAGGCTTGCCCCCGACGGCTCGGGTTCATATGCTTCGGTCAAGGAACGAGGCCGTTCATGCTCAAGAGAGTCCGACGCCGGGGCCAGCAGCTGCGCGATGCGCTGCGGCAGCGTGCCGGTGCCGTGGTGGTGAGCAACTTCTTCAAGGTCGGGGCGCGGGCCATGCGCGCGATGCCCCGCCGGAGACCCCATCCCTACGGCGTGGACGTGGTACGCGACGTGCCTTACCTCTCCACCGGGCGCGTGGAGCACCTCCTCGACATCTACCGCCCGGTCGGCGCGCCGCGACCCGCCCCGGTGGTCTTCTACGTGCACGGCGGCGGCTTCCGCATCCTGTCGAAGGACAGCCACTGGATGATGGCCGAGGCCTTCGCGCAGAAGGGGTACCTGGTCTTCAACGTCAACTACCGGCTGGCGCCGAAGCACCCCTACCCCGCGGCGATCGAGGACTGCGCGGCGGCGCTCGTCTGGGTGGCGAAGAACGCGGCGGCCTGCGAGGGGGACCTCGGCCGCCTGGTGCTCGCCGGCGAGTCGGCCGGGGCGAACCTCGTCACGGCGCTGGCAGTGATCCTCGCGTACCCGCGCCCCGAGCCGTGGGCGCAGGAGCTCTTCGCGACGGGGCTCCGTCCGCGCGCGGTGCTCCCCAACTGCGGCATGCTGCAGGTGAGCGACCCCGAGCGGTTCCGTCGGCGCAAACCGCGCATGCGAGCCTGGGTCTTCGACCGCCTGGCCGAGGTTCCGGAAGGGTATCTCCGTGGCGTCGACCCGAGCCGGCCGGGGGGCCACGACCTGGCCGACCCCCTCCTCGTCCTCGAGGGGAGCGACGCGCCGGCGCACCCGCTGCCCCCCTTCTTCGCGGCGGTCGGGACGCGAGACCCGCTGCTCGACGACACGCGCCGCCTCAAGGTCGCGCTCGACGCGCACGGGGTCCCCTGCGAGACCCGCTACTATCCGG encodes:
- a CDS encoding DUF4832 domain-containing protein, coding for MGARPAALATCLVATGMVAGCHGLFGYRAVPAATDGGHTELDGQPEGGALRDGAMTDGVLDGGRDGGGPRPDARDGGALGLLVTFNPRVIPVSAPELANPFRGALAWYEDASLLPSGWPVLDSYARVTWRSLEPTENAYDFSAIESALQRVAARKGKLGLRVMAACTTCATSSAVPAYLMARMPGGTTTGAGQYVPDWNDPDFLARALALIQALAARYNTDARLGWIEPGFYGNWGSWFLFSLPGPTMTTANKYAIVDAAVAAFTGPRIIMSAGDKQALDYAMALSPRIGWRNDCAGESGLDDIWKNRPSIQGRWTSAPGIAAWCGAPAGRGYFAHGLTQVKDYHLAIVSGDTEPYTAYSAKEQAELQSALKAEGYRFVLRKLTLPAALQPGKSFEVRTEWSNVNVTPAYTRWQVELLFRPAGSTTVAWDLPLGVDLEKLLPTTNAAGVDTPVAYTTTVMWPAGALPAGNYEVALLVRDPAGYYAPLAVAIEGRRSDGSYPLGNVTLR
- a CDS encoding GTPase; this encodes MNESRVLILGAAGRDFHNFNVYFRDNPGYRVMGFTATQIPGIDGRRYPPELAGSRYPQGIPIEREDELPRLIREWKITQVVFAYSDVKHEHVMHLASQTLAAGADFRLLGVEHTMLQASVPVVAVCAVRTGCGKSQTSRYVAARLKAAGKRVVAVRHPMPYGDLTRQVVQRFASYEDLEAHDCTLEEREEYETHLESGTVVYAGVDYAQVLERAQTEADAIIWDGGNNDTPFFRPDLWIAVVDPLRPGHELTYHPGETNLIGAHLVLLNKATVARPEDRATVLGNIATRNPKAVVVQAESRLVFDEEAVRGKRVLVVEDGPTVTHGEMPFGAATVAAQKVGARIMEPRGSAVGSILAAYKSYPHLGLTVPAVGYSDEQLKDLEQTINGADCDAVLYATPIDLGRLLKLRKPAVRVRYELADLEGPTLGDQLDRFLHRMSPR
- a CDS encoding HAD-IG family 5'-nucleotidase produces the protein MTRDLSALSHVPRERGVFCNRTLNLRSIKAIGYDMDYTLIDYHVEAWERRAYEHLRRKLVAYGWPVGDLEFDPTLIQRGLILDIEHGNLLKANRFGYVKRAYHGTQPLDFDEQRQVYSRIIVDLSEPRWVFLNTLFSLSEACMYAQLVDLLDQGKIAQGHISGVLGYADLYKRVRKSLDLAHMEGQLKADILAEPETFIQLDSDTPLALLDQRHAGKKLLLITNSEWEYTRAVMRYCFDRFLPGGMTWRDLFDVLIVSARKPAFFSSRMPLFEVVSEDGLLRPAMPGLTDRGIFLGGDATQVEEYLGLSGDQILYVGDHIFVDVQISKNVLRWRTALVVRELEQEVRAMEHFRDHEGQLTALMAEKEQREGLLCHLRLLLQRAQGHYGPPPTITPEALHAEIQSLRAEVEALDDQIAPLAIRAGDLSNHRWGLLMRAGNDKSYMARQLERHADVYTSRVSNFVFQTPFAFIRSHRGSLPHDGTEG
- a CDS encoding peptidyl-prolyl cis-trans isomerase, producing the protein MTAARVRASHILLMYKGSARSSATRSKGEALQQITSLKQQLDGGAEFGDLARANSDCPSSDEGGDLGAFSRGMMVPPFEEAAFGLDVGGVSGVVETDFGYHIIKRTA
- a CDS encoding alpha/beta hydrolase encodes the protein MLKRVRRRGQQLRDALRQRAGAVVVSNFFKVGARAMRAMPRRRPHPYGVDVVRDVPYLSTGRVEHLLDIYRPVGAPRPAPVVFYVHGGGFRILSKDSHWMMAEAFAQKGYLVFNVNYRLAPKHPYPAAIEDCAAALVWVAKNAAACEGDLGRLVLAGESAGANLVTALAVILAYPRPEPWAQELFATGLRPRAVLPNCGMLQVSDPERFRRRKPRMRAWVFDRLAEVPEGYLRGVDPSRPGGHDLADPLLVLEGSDAPAHPLPPFFAAVGTRDPLLDDTRRLKVALDAHGVPCETRYYPGELHAFHALVVTAAAKQCWQDQFDFLDRHVAEGPAGERRESAEAAIRAAAERLAARPTPPTKASFASRWLGRK